TCCAGCCGGGCATTTCCTCCGAGCCGTTGCTCAGCGATTGTCGATGGAAGACCCAGCGAGTCGCGGTGCACGACAACTTGTTCGTTTTCGACCCATCGGCGGTCGGCTGTCCGAACGGGTTGTGCGGCTGGATGGCGCTGCTGGCCAACACCGGGACGAAGCCGGATTGGTCGCCGTACAAGGGTTCGACGGTCTCCGACGCGGTCACCTTCCGCCAGGACAACGTCTGGTCGCACAACACCTACCGCGGGCCCTGGCGGTTCGTGGTGCACGACACCACGCGGCGGGTGGACTTCGACGGGTGGCGGGATGGCCCCTACCGGCAGGACACCGGTTCGACGTCGTGAGTGACGTTCACACCGGGCGGCGCGGCGGTGGCCACCCGAATCTCGGCCTCGAGGTCCCACCACCAGAAGACCGACGCGATCGCGGTGGCCACCACCACCCCCCACACCGTGCCCTGCACCCCGGACAGCGCCGCGCCGACCACCCCGAAGATCAGCGTCAGCGCGCTGGTCACCAGCTGCGCCCGCAAGCTGCGTCGCGCCGCGCCGAGGGCGCGCAGTCCCACGCGGGCCGCGGCGGCCGGCTGGTTCACCACGAAGATCAGGGTGGTCGGCAGGATCAACGGCCGGGTGCTAGCCCACAGCGGACCCAGCACCGCTCGACCCGCCGCGGTCGGCAGCAGCAGCAGAAACAGTCCCCAGCCCACCACCAGCACGATCTTGCCCGCGGCGAACGAGACGCAGAACCTTCGCACCCGCTGCGGGCGGGTGGCCACGGTGCGCACCGCCTCGGCGATGCCGAACAGCGTCAGCCCCGTCAACCACACGGTCAACGGGCCGAACAACAGGTTGGCGCCGCGCACGCTGCCGAGCGCACCGAAGCCCATGACCGCCGAACGTCCATAGCTCAACAGCTGCACCGACCCGGCCTGCGTCACGTTCTCCGGCAGGTAGCGCGCGTTCAGCTCGCGGTGGGCGCCGAGCCAACCCCGCACGGCGGCCGGTCGCGGGCAGAACGCCGCCTGGACGATGCCCGCCGTGGCGGCGACCAGAGCGGCGATACCCCAGGCCAACAGGAAGGCGCTCGGACTGCCGGCCCGCCCGGCCGGGAACAGCAGGGGGACGACCACCACGCAGCTGATCAAGTCGTTGACGAACGCCTTCTTACCGGCTCCGACGGCGATGAAGCTGATTCGCCAGGCGTCCTGCACCAGCACGCCCGGCAGCACCACCCCGAGCGCGAGCATGGCGTGACCGAGCAGGCCACCCAGGGCGAGTCCGGCGACCGCGCACAGACCGCCGACCCCGACCCCGACAGCCAGTGCCGTGGCCAGAGCGGCGGAGGTGGCCCGGCGCCACGGCGCCTGCGCCACCCCGGAGTAACGCACCGTCAGAGGGTCGGTCGACAGGCCGCGGGACATGGCCAGGGCAACGCCGTAGGTCACCCAGGCGGTGCTGAACACGCCGAAGCCGGCGGCACCGCACTGGTGCGCGGCGGGAATCCCGACCAGGAAACTGTTCAGGCTCGACATCGCCTGGTCGGCGACGGCCCAACTCATCCGCCCCCGCATGCCTGTTCGGGCGGGGGCGGGCGTCGGCGAGGAGACCGCGGTCACGGCCGCAGGCGGCGTCACTGCTCGGCGCGCCAGTAGGCCGCCCAGCAGTGGGGGCTGACCCGTTGATCCTCCGGCGGGAGGACCTGCCAGTCTTCGTACAGCTGCTCCAGGATTTCTTTCCAGCGCACCGGCGCCGGCCGCTTGACCCCTTCGAAGCTGATGTCCTGCCCGGTGCCGAAGTATTCGACGGGAACGTGCCAGTGAGCGGTCACCACGCTGACCCCGGCGCGCTCGGTCCGCCGGTCCCCCGCACCGCGGGCGACGCGGTTCAGTCGCCTGCTCAACCTCGTCGGCGACAACACCACCCGCGGCACGATCGTCTTCCAGGTGGGCCGCGAGGAGGTGAAGCTGGCCGCGTGCAGGCGGCGCAGGAACGACGTGCGTCGGATGTACCACCACGAGGCGAGCGCGCTGTCCGGGACGGCGTCCACCGGGAACAGATCGATGAACACGCCGAGGTCCACGTTCTTCGCCACGTCGGCGAAGTGCACCGTGCGGGCGTCCCAGAGCTTGCCCGCGCGGAACGGCCAGGTGGTGTCCAGTTCCGCGCAACCGAACCGCAGCGTGTCCGCGGGCGGGGAAGTGCCGAAGGCGCGGGCGAAACGCTCGTAATCGGCGCGCGGGAGCATGAGGTCGATGTCATCGTCCCACGGGATGTAGCCGCCGTGTCGGGCCGCGCCGAGCAACGTGCCGTAGGCGAGGTAGTAGCGAATGTCGTGGGCGGCGCAGAAGCGGTCGAAGGTGTCGAGGAGGTTCAACTGGATCGTTCGCACATCGGCCACAGACAGCCTGTTCCGGCGCCCCATCACGGTGTCGTAGCCGGCGTCCGGCTCGAACAAGGCCTCTGCACTCATACGGAAGCCCCCCGCTGCCCGCGGATGGCGGCACGGTAACCGGTGACCAGTCGGTCGAGGCCGACCTGCTCGGTGAAATCGCACAGGTATCGAGCCCGGGCTGCGGCACCGAGGCGCAGCGAGGTCGCGGGATCGGCGAGCGCGGCGAGCGCGGCCGCCAACTCGTCCGCGTCACCCGGAGTGTGCAACACGCCTGATATACCGTCAGATATCAGCTCCACCAGGGATCCGTGCGCTGCTCCCACCGCGGGAACCCCGGCGGCCATCGCCTCGACCACCACCAGCCCGAACGCCTCCGGCCAGACCGAGGGCACCACCACCGCGCGCGCGGCGGCGATCAGCCGTTCGCAGTCGACCCGGTCGCGCAGCCCCAGATACTCGACGTCGTCGCGACCCTGCGCCCACGCCGACACCGCGCCGGCCAGATCCCCGGTCCCGGCAATGCGTAAGGGCGTCGCCCGGCGGGCCGACTCCGGTAGTCGGTCCCATGCGGACATCAACAACGCCACGCCCTTCTCGTCGTTGAGCCGGCCCAGATAGAGCAGGTACTCCCCGGCTCCGGTGCGACGGATGGCGGGTTCGGCAACGAAGTTGTGCTTGACCATCAGGCGTTCGGCAGGCATCCCGGCGGCGATCAGGGCCCGCCGTTGTGCCGCGGAGATGCAGAAGAACGTCTCCACGCCGTGCCACCAGCGCCGCCGATTGGCCACCATGGCCACCGTGAGCGGGATGGTCGCCGCTCGGGATCCTCGGTAGCAGCCGTGTCGCAGGGACGGCCAGGGCACCCGCCCCACACAGTCGTCGCACACCCGCCCGTCGCGGTAGAGGGTTCCTGAGGGACACACCAACCGGAAGTTGTGCAACGTCGCCACCACCGGCACGCCGGCGGAATTCGCGGCCCGAATCGCCGACGCGGTCACCATCGGGAACGTGTTGTGCAGGTGCACGACGTCGGGGGAAAACGTGGCGATCCGGCGCGCGAGTGCGTCACCCGCGCGCCGGGATCCGGGGATCTCGGCGATCACCCGGGCCTGCTGCAGCCGCGTCATTGCCACGATGTCGTCGCTTCGCCGCACCAGTGTCTCGACCCGGTGGCCATGAGCCCGCAACAGCGCGACCTCTTGGTCGAACACGCGGTCCTCCCCGCTGGGCTGCCCGGTGCGGTAGCGGTTGTGCGCCACCAGCACCCGCAGCGACCCGGTCATGGATGTGCCCCACGTGGGTCGTGCACCAGCGCGGCGGCCAGCACGGCCAGCAGTAAGTACGGGCTGGCGTCCGCGAAGCCGGTCTCGGTGTAGGACACCACGGCGAGGTAGCTGACCAGGAACGCCGCGACCGTTCGGCCCGGCGAGGGGCGCGCCGAGATCACCGCGAACAGCAGCACGACGAAGATGCCGATGAAGATCGCCAGACCGATGTAGCCCTGCTCGTGGTAGACGGAGAGCCAGGCGTCGTCGATGGGTCGCCCGTGGAATGACTTGTCCGACAGCCCGTGTCCGAACGTCCGCTGCTCCAGCGTGCGCGGTTGGTCGAGCAAATTGGTCCACACCACGGTGCGGCCGGAGAGCTGGGAGAAGCCCTGGGTGCTCTGGCCGCGCTGCAGCCAGGCGAGCACGAACGGAGCTGCCAGGACGGCGCCCACCGCCCCCAGCGCGGCCATCCCGGCGAGGAACCGGCCGGCGCGCCGGTTGCTCAGTACGGACGTGCCCGCCGCCACGGTCAGCGCGATGAGCAGCGCGAAGATCGCAGTGCGCGAGTGGGCCAGCATCAGCATGATCAGCGAGCCGGGCAGGATCATGCGTAGCGTCCGCCCGGAGACCTGACCGGCCAGCCACATCGCGACCAACAACCCGGTGCCGATCGCGGTGAACTCGGAGACCTCCGAGGCCGGCATCGGCCAGAGCGTTCCGACCAGCCGCGGTCGCAACGAGCGCCCACCCGAGGCGAACACACCCAGGATCACCAATGCCTGCACGGCCAGACAGGCGCGGATGTGGGCCCGGACCAGGGCCAACGGCTCCCGCCAGGCCGGCGATAACAGCCAGAGGGTGGCGACGAACAGCCCGAGCCGGGTGCACCGCCACAGCGATCCGGGACCCGCTTCCAGCCGCACGCTCGAGGCCAACGCGGCGATCGCCAGCAGGGTGAACAGGGTGAGCACCAGGTTCGGTCGGATCAGCAGCCGGGAATTCCAGGCGACCACGAAGCCGAACGCCACCAGCAGTGCGGCCATCGCGACCGCCTTGCCCAGCTGGACGGGGATCGGCAACAGCCCGCCGCCGAAGTACGGCGTGGTGTTGATCAGCAGCAGCGTCCAGATCACCGCGGGGGTGTCGGACGTGATCGCGGCGCGCACCGCCGCCACGCGTTCGAGCGGCGGGGCCGCCGTTACCGCTGCGGTCATCCCGGCGACCCGTCGGATTGCAGGACCAGCCAGAGGTGCCAACCCAGCCGACCGGCCCCGGGCATCCCGTGCACCGGCAGCGGCGGGGCGTGCATGTAGTCCTGCCAGGACCGCACCAGCCGGAATCCGGGAAAGTCGCGACGCACCTCGGGCAACGAGTACACCCGCGCGAAGGGATTGAGCGGGCCGTCGGTGTTGCGGTGGGTGAAGTTGTCCAGCCGCAGATAAGAGCGCAATCCGACGGCCTCGGCGTTGTCCAGATGCCCGCGCAGTGTCGACGTGCGACGAACCGCGGGCACCCGCCGCAGCGGGTACGCGGCGGCCAACAACGCCCGGCGCACCAGACGGATGCTCACCTGAAAGTTCAGCGACCGGCGGGCGTACA
The Sporichthyaceae bacterium DNA segment above includes these coding regions:
- a CDS encoding glycosyltransferase; this translates as MTGSLRVLVAHNRYRTGQPSGEDRVFDQEVALLRAHGHRVETLVRRSDDIVAMTRLQQARVIAEIPGSRRAGDALARRIATFSPDVVHLHNTFPMVTASAIRAANSAGVPVVATLHNFRLVCPSGTLYRDGRVCDDCVGRVPWPSLRHGCYRGSRAATIPLTVAMVANRRRWWHGVETFFCISAAQRRALIAAGMPAERLMVKHNFVAEPAIRRTGAGEYLLYLGRLNDEKGVALLMSAWDRLPESARRATPLRIAGTGDLAGAVSAWAQGRDDVEYLGLRDRVDCERLIAAARAVVVPSVWPEAFGLVVVEAMAAGVPAVGAAHGSLVELISDGISGVLHTPGDADELAAALAALADPATSLRLGAAARARYLCDFTEQVGLDRLVTGYRAAIRGQRGASV
- a CDS encoding LicD family protein; its protein translation is MSAEALFEPDAGYDTVMGRRNRLSVADVRTIQLNLLDTFDRFCAAHDIRYYLAYGTLLGAARHGGYIPWDDDIDLMLPRADYERFARAFGTSPPADTLRFGCAELDTTWPFRAGKLWDARTVHFADVAKNVDLGVFIDLFPVDAVPDSALASWWYIRRTSFLRRLHAASFTSSRPTWKTIVPRVVLSPTRLSRRLNRVARGAGDRRTERAGVSVVTAHWHVPVEYFGTGQDISFEGVKRPAPVRWKEILEQLYEDWQVLPPEDQRVSPHCWAAYWRAEQ